The DNA region GGAAACGTGGGAAACATGGTTAACGGTGCAGGTCTGGCCATGGCGACCATGGACATCATCAAGCTGGCCGGTGCCGAGCCGGCCAACTTCCTGGATGTGGGCGGCGGCGCCAGTGCCGAGATGGTTGAAAACGGCTTCCGGATTATCTTGAGTGATAAAAACGTCAAGGCGATTTTGATCAATATTTTCGGCGGAATCCTGCGCTGCGACGTTCTGGCCGAAGGTGTGGTGCAGGCGGCCAAAACAACCGGCATCGACGTTCCCGTGGTGGTCCGGATGGAAGGGACCAATGTGGAGGAAGGCCGCCGGATACTGTCCGAGTCCGGTCTGAACCTGATTACGGCCGCCGATCTTAAGGCTGCGGCCCAAAAAATTGCAGAGTTGGTCAGCGGTTAGAGCCATTACTGTAAACATTCGGGTCCAGAGGACCCGACTTTGGTTTACCCATGGAAGGGGTTGCTTTTCTGAAAATAGACAAGTTCAAAGTGCCTTAAGTGAGCTAAAGTGCCTAAAGTTATGGAGTCGCTGCGCTCCACTAATTTATATGATTGCCAGAATTCCTTAACTTTAGAGCACTTTAGCTCACTTCAAACTTTAGGCACTTTTAAGAGCCTTTGGGTTTTTTGCGTCAATGCGGTAAGCCATGATATTTTCTTATCTTAAGTCAATGACAAAAAAGCGAGGAATGAACAGTGAGTGTATTTGTTGACAAGCATACGCGTCTGGTGGTTCAGGGAATTACAGGCAAAGAAGGGCAGTTTCATACCCGCCAGTGTATGGCCTACGGCACCAAGGTAGTGGCCGGGGTTACACCGGGCAAAGGTGGCCAGAAGATGGACGATGTACCGGTATTCAATACCGTTCAAGCGGCGGTGAAGCAGGCCGGTGCAAACTGCAGCATGATTTTTGTACCGCCGGCCTTTGCCGCCGATGCCGTTATGGAGGCTGCCGACGCCGGGATCGAGTTGATTGTCGCCATCACCGAAGGTATCCCGGTGATGGACATGCTGAAAGTCAAGAATTACCTGGAGGGCAAATCATCCCGGCTGATCGGTCCCAATTGTCCGGGGATCATCACGCCGGGTGAGTGCAAGGTGGGCATTATGCCGGGCCCGATCCACAAGCCCGGAGGCCCCATCGGAGTTGTTTCCCGATCCGGAACACTGACCTACGAAGTCGTCCACCAGTTGACAATGCAAGGCATCGGCCAGACAACCTGTATCGGGATCGGCGGCGATCCGGTCAACGGCACCAATTTTATCGACTGCCTGGCGGCCTTTGAAAAGGATCCCGAGACCAAAGGAATCGTTCTGGTGGGTGAAATCGGCGGTATGGCCGAAGAGGACGCCGCTGAATTCATCGCTGCGCATGTCAGCAAGCCGGTGGTCGGATTTATAGCCGGTCTGACCGCGCCTCCGGGCCGACGCATGGGGCATGCCGGCGCCATTATCAGCGGCAAAAGCGGCACGGCCCAAGGAAAGATCGAGGCCATGAAGGCCGGCGGCATCCACGTTTGTGAAAATCTCGGCACCTTCGGGGAAATGTGTGCCGAAGTATTTAAGTAAACATCCGGTCCAAAGGACCCGGATTGGTTTACCCCTGGTAGGAGCTGTTTTCCTTAAAGCCAGACAAGTTAAAAGTGCCTAAAGTGATCTAAAGTGTCTAAAGTTATGGGGTCGCTTTGCTCCGCTAAATTTAATTGATAGAATACCTTAACTTTAGCTCACTTTAGCTCACTTAAAACTTAAGGCACTCTTTAGGGGCTTTGTCAAACCAGTTAACTCTGACCTGACCCATAGGACCAGGTTTTATAGGACTTAACAAACAAGGAGAAAGCTATGGACAAAAAAGTGACCGTAATCGGGGCTGGAAATGTGGGCGCGACAGCCGCCCAGCGTCTGGCTGAAAAAGAGTTGTGTGATGTTGTCTTGATTGACATCATTGAAGGTGTTCCCCAGGGAAAGGCCCTTGACCTTGCCGAGGCCGCGCCCATTGAAAAGCACGATGCCCGCCTTATCGGTGCCAACAATTATGATGTCTCCGAAGGATCCGATATTGTCATTATCACCGCGGGCATTCCGCGAAAACCCGGCATGAGCCGTGACGACCTTCTAAAAACCAATGCCAGCATAATGAAAGACGTTACGGGCAAGGTGGCCGAACGTTCTCCCAAAGCCGTCCTTATTATTGTGAGCAATCCTCTGGATGCCATGTGTCATGTTGCCTATGAAACCAGCGGCTTTCCGAAGAACCGAGTCCTCGGCATGGCGGGCGTCCTCGATTCGGCCCGCTTCAGAACTTTTATATCCATGGAGCTTGACGTTTCGGTTGAAAGTACCCATGCATTTGTTCTTGGCGGCCACGGCGATACCATGGTGCCGCTGCCGCGCTACTCTACGGTAGCCGGCATACCGATTACCGAGTTGATGTCGCCAGAACGGATTGATGCCCTGGTAAAAAGGACGGCAACCGGCGGGGCCGAAATCGTCAGCTTGCTGAAAACCGGAAGCGCCTACTATGCACCGGCATCTGCGGCCGTGGAGATGGCCGAGTCGATTCTGAAAGATAAAAAGAAAATTCTTCCGTGCGCAGCCTATCTTGAGGGCGAATACGGCATCAACGATCTTTTTATCGGTGTTCCGGTTAAACTGGGCGCCAAAGGAATCGAGGAGATCATCCAGATCTCCCTTACGGACCAAGAGCAGGCCGCTCTAGAAAAGTCTGCCGCCGCGGTTCGGGAATTGGTTGAAGCTTTAAAAAAACTGTAATTAAAAAGAGGAAAAGATGAACTGGCTTATCGATAATTTCCGGACTTCCATTGGCAAAAAACTGCTGATGGCCGTCACCGGGTTTTGCTTTTGCTGTTTTTTGAGCTTGCATCTAGCCGGCAATTTGACCATTTACGGCGGCAAAGATTTTTTTAACGCCTATGCCGGGCACCTGCATTCCTTGGGACCGCTCCTCACCGTCGCTGAATGGATCCTTTTGACTCTGGCTGTCATTCACGTGCTGACAGGCGCAACACTTTTTTATCAAAATTTCAGATCGCAACCGGTCGGATATTCGGTCAAAAAACGTGCCGGCGGCCGCAGTCTGGGTTCGGCCACCATGCCGTACACCGGTTTTATCATTCTGGCGTTTGTTATTTTTCACCTTTTAAATTTTCATTTTGCCGACAAGCGCAATACCACGATCTATCAAATCGTCTCCAGTGCCTTCGCCGATCCGGTATATGTAAGCATTTATTTTGCAGCCATGATCGTAGTAGCGGTTCACGTCAGCCACGGCTTCTGGAGTCTGTTTCAGACCATCGGTGCCAATCACCCCAAATACATGCCTCTGATTATGGGAACAGGCATTGCCTTCAGCCTGATTGTCGGAATCGGTTTTGGTTTTATCCCAATCTATTTTGTGCTGATGGCCTGATCAGGAAAAGGCAAAAGCAAGAACACTATAGTGAAAATTGGCTGCTGAAAAAATACGAAATGCTGAACCAAGATATCTGGAGATAACTCATGCAACTTGATGCAAAAATACCGGGCGGTCCTTTGGCTGAAAAATGGGATCGGCACCGTTTCGAACTGAAACTGGTCAACCCTGCCAACAAAAGGAAGTATGACATTATTGTCGTCGGTACCGGCCTTGCCGGCGGCAGTGCCTCGGCCTCTTTGGCCGAACTGGGATATAACGTAAAAACGTTCTGCATCCAGGACAGCCCGCGGCGCGCCCACAGTATTGCCGCCCAGGGCGGCATCAATGCAGCCAAGAATTACACCAATGAAGGCGACAGTATCTGGCGTCTGTTTTATGACACCATCAAGGGTGGCGATTTCCGGGCCCGGGAAGCCAACGTCTATCGTCTGGCCCAGGTCAGCAACAACATTATCGACCAGTGCGTTGCCCAGGGGGTTCCCTTTGCGCGGGATTACGGCGGGTTGCTGGCCAACCGGTCGTTTGGGGGCGCCCAGGTTTCCAGAACCTTCTATGCCAGGGGCCAGACCGGCCAACAGCTTTTGCTGGGCGCCTACAGCGCCCTGATGCGCCAGGGGGCGGCCGGGCAGGTCACCCTGTTTCCCCGCCGGGAAATGCTCGGTCTTGTGGTGGTCAATGGACAGGCCCGGGGGATCGTCGCCCGCAATCTGATTACCGGCAAAATCGAAGCCCACGTTGCCCACGCCGTTGTGCTGTGTACCGGCGGATACGGCAATGTGTTCTTTCTGTCTACCAATGCCATGTCATCCAATGTTACGGCGAGCTTCAGGGCCTATAAAAAAGGGGCCGGCTTTGCCAACCCTTGTTATACCCAGATCCATCCCACCTGTATTCCGGTTCACGGCACCTATCAATCCAAACTGACCCTGATGAGCGAGAGCTTGCGCAATGACGGCCGCGTCTGGGTTCCCAAAAATGCCGGGGATCAGCGCCCGCCAAGCCAGATTCCGGAATCCGAAAGGGATTATTACCTTGAAAACAAATACCCCAGTTTCGGCAACCTGGTTCCCCGGGATGTGGCCTCCCGCAATGCCAAAGCCATGTGTGACCAGGGCCAAGGCGTGGGAGAAACGCGGCTGGCGGTTTATCTTGATTTTGCAGACGCCATCAAACGGTATGGCAAACATGTGATTGAACAAAGGTACGGCAACCTTTTTCAGATGTATGCAAAAATTACCGCCCAAGATCCTTACGAAACCCCCATGATGATCTATCCGGCGGTCCATTACACCATGGGCGGGCTGTGGGTTGATTACAACCTGATGAGCACGATACCCGGTCTGTTTGTCCTTGGCGAAGCCAACTTCTCCGACCACGGCGCCAACCGCCTGGGCGCCAGCGCGCTGATGCAGGGGCTGGCGGACGGATATTTTGTCATTCCCTACACCATCGGCGGCTATCTTGTCGGAACGCAACTTGCGGAAATCAGCACAAGCCATCCGGCATTTACGGAAGCCACCCTATCGGTTGAAAATTCCATCAATAAGTTGCTCAGCATCAACGGGAAGCGGACTGTGGATGATTTCCATCGACATTTGGGGCGCATTCTGTGGGATTACTGCGGCATGTCGAGAAACAACGAGGGTCTGGCCAAGGCCCGCACGATGATCCAGGAACTGAGGGCGGAATTCTGGGAAAATGTTGTTGTTCCGGTCTCTAAAGAGCAATTCAACCAGAGTCTTGAACGGGCCGGCCGTGTGGTGGATTTTCTGGAATTTGCAGAATTGCTGGTCATCGATACCCTGGCCCGTCAGGAATCCTGCGGCGGACATTTCAATGAAGCCCATCAGACTCAAGAACACGAGGCCAAACGTGACGATGAAAACTTCTGCCATGTGGCCGTATGGGAACACGTCGACGACAGCAAGGAACCTGCTTTCCACAAGGAACCGCTTATTTTTGAAAACGTCAAATTAACCCAGAGGAGTTACAAGTGACCAAAGCCATCAATTTAACTCTAAAAATCTGGCGTCAAAAAAACTCGGATGTTAAGGGCGCCTTTGAAACCTATCATGCCGACAATATTTCCACCGACATGTCCTTTCTAGAGATGCTTGATGTGGTCAACGAACAATTGACCTTGGACGGCAAAGATCCGATTTCCTTTGACCATGACTGCCGGGAAGGCATCTGCGGGATGTGCGGCACCGTGGTCAACGGTCGCGCCCACGGCTCCGAAAAAGGGACGACCCTGTGTCAGCTTCACATGCGGCATTTTTTAAACGGAGACACCATTGTGATTGAACCCTGGCGCTCGCGGGCATTTCCGGTCATCAAAGATCTGGCGGTGAATCGTAGCGCTTTTGATAAAATCATTCAGGCCGGCGGGTACATTTCCGTCAACACCGGCGCGGCACCGGAAGCCAATACCATTCCCGTACCCCAGGACATTGCCGAAAAAGCCATGGATGCCGCCGCCTGTATCGGCTGCGGGGCCTGTGTCGCCGCCTGCCCCAATGCGGCCGCCATGCTTTTTGTCGGCGCCAAGATCTCTCAACTGGCCCTGCTGCCCCAGGGGAAACCCGAAGGCGCCCGGCGGGCCTTGTCCATGGTCCGGAAAATGGACGCGCTGGGTTTCGGCAACTGCACCAACGAAAGAGAGTGTGAAGCCGAATGCCCCAAAGAAATAT from Candidatus Desulfatibia profunda includes:
- the sucD gene encoding succinate--CoA ligase subunit alpha, coding for MSVFVDKHTRLVVQGITGKEGQFHTRQCMAYGTKVVAGVTPGKGGQKMDDVPVFNTVQAAVKQAGANCSMIFVPPAFAADAVMEAADAGIELIVAITEGIPVMDMLKVKNYLEGKSSRLIGPNCPGIITPGECKVGIMPGPIHKPGGPIGVVSRSGTLTYEVVHQLTMQGIGQTTCIGIGGDPVNGTNFIDCLAAFEKDPETKGIVLVGEIGGMAEEDAAEFIAAHVSKPVVGFIAGLTAPPGRRMGHAGAIISGKSGTAQGKIEAMKAGGIHVCENLGTFGEMCAEVFK
- the mdh gene encoding malate dehydrogenase, coding for MDKKVTVIGAGNVGATAAQRLAEKELCDVVLIDIIEGVPQGKALDLAEAAPIEKHDARLIGANNYDVSEGSDIVIITAGIPRKPGMSRDDLLKTNASIMKDVTGKVAERSPKAVLIIVSNPLDAMCHVAYETSGFPKNRVLGMAGVLDSARFRTFISMELDVSVESTHAFVLGGHGDTMVPLPRYSTVAGIPITELMSPERIDALVKRTATGGAEIVSLLKTGSAYYAPASAAVEMAESILKDKKKILPCAAYLEGEYGINDLFIGVPVKLGAKGIEEIIQISLTDQEQAALEKSAAAVRELVEALKKL
- a CDS encoding succinate dehydrogenase cytochrome b subunit, with amino-acid sequence MNWLIDNFRTSIGKKLLMAVTGFCFCCFLSLHLAGNLTIYGGKDFFNAYAGHLHSLGPLLTVAEWILLTLAVIHVLTGATLFYQNFRSQPVGYSVKKRAGGRSLGSATMPYTGFIILAFVIFHLLNFHFADKRNTTIYQIVSSAFADPVYVSIYFAAMIVVAVHVSHGFWSLFQTIGANHPKYMPLIMGTGIAFSLIVGIGFGFIPIYFVLMA
- a CDS encoding fumarate reductase/succinate dehydrogenase flavoprotein subunit: MQLDAKIPGGPLAEKWDRHRFELKLVNPANKRKYDIIVVGTGLAGGSASASLAELGYNVKTFCIQDSPRRAHSIAAQGGINAAKNYTNEGDSIWRLFYDTIKGGDFRAREANVYRLAQVSNNIIDQCVAQGVPFARDYGGLLANRSFGGAQVSRTFYARGQTGQQLLLGAYSALMRQGAAGQVTLFPRREMLGLVVVNGQARGIVARNLITGKIEAHVAHAVVLCTGGYGNVFFLSTNAMSSNVTASFRAYKKGAGFANPCYTQIHPTCIPVHGTYQSKLTLMSESLRNDGRVWVPKNAGDQRPPSQIPESERDYYLENKYPSFGNLVPRDVASRNAKAMCDQGQGVGETRLAVYLDFADAIKRYGKHVIEQRYGNLFQMYAKITAQDPYETPMMIYPAVHYTMGGLWVDYNLMSTIPGLFVLGEANFSDHGANRLGASALMQGLADGYFVIPYTIGGYLVGTQLAEISTSHPAFTEATLSVENSINKLLSINGKRTVDDFHRHLGRILWDYCGMSRNNEGLAKARTMIQELRAEFWENVVVPVSKEQFNQSLERAGRVVDFLEFAELLVIDTLARQESCGGHFNEAHQTQEHEAKRDDENFCHVAVWEHVDDSKEPAFHKEPLIFENVKLTQRSYK
- a CDS encoding succinate dehydrogenase/fumarate reductase iron-sulfur subunit, producing MTKAINLTLKIWRQKNSDVKGAFETYHADNISTDMSFLEMLDVVNEQLTLDGKDPISFDHDCREGICGMCGTVVNGRAHGSEKGTTLCQLHMRHFLNGDTIVIEPWRSRAFPVIKDLAVNRSAFDKIIQAGGYISVNTGAAPEANTIPVPQDIAEKAMDAAACIGCGACVAACPNAAAMLFVGAKISQLALLPQGKPEGARRALSMVRKMDALGFGNCTNERECEAECPKEISIANIARMNREFIKAGFLSAEK